One genomic window of Bacteroidota bacterium includes the following:
- a CDS encoding methylglyoxal synthase, which translates to MPEQETTIVKRIALVAHDNCKKDLVEWVEWNWDYLVNHTLICTGTTGKVVEDALNAKMGEGQTLKESMIKLKSGPFGGDQQLGAMIAEGKIDILIFFWDPMLPHPHEVDVKALLRISVLYNVPTACNRSTADFIISSQLFKEKYEPAVRDYSEYLTRDLPL; encoded by the coding sequence ATGCCTGAACAGGAAACAACGATTGTGAAACGTATTGCCCTTGTGGCACATGACAACTGTAAAAAAGACCTGGTTGAATGGGTGGAATGGAACTGGGATTACCTAGTAAACCATACGCTTATCTGCACAGGTACCACCGGCAAGGTTGTCGAAGATGCCTTGAATGCCAAAATGGGGGAGGGACAGACCTTGAAAGAGAGCATGATCAAGCTGAAATCCGGCCCATTTGGTGGCGACCAGCAGCTTGGTGCCATGATTGCCGAAGGTAAGATCGATATCCTGATCTTCTTCTGGGATCCGATGCTGCCCCATCCGCATGAGGTAGATGTCAAAGCATTGCTCAGAATATCAGTTCTTTATAATGTTCCAACGGCTTGCAACCGCTCCACTGCCGACTTTATCATTTCATCCCAGTTATTCAAGGAAAAATATGAACCTGCTGTGAGGGATTATTCCGAATACCTCACGAGAGATTTGCCATTGTGA